ACTTCTGCGACTCAAAGACTGAGGCGAGTCAACGTTAGCGAACATGGAAGCGAAGGCATAACTATAAAAAGATACAGAAGCGAGAGGAACGCTGCCCATCGAGTAGCAAACACGCCTAAATGTATTTAGTCATTATTGCTGATACTGATTGACAAACAAATACAGTAGCCAAAAAAATGCTCCTTTCAGGTATTGGTACACGTACCGTAATAAGTTCAACTTGAAGGAATGCTAGCGTAGGAAAGGCCGCGGCATTCGCAGGTAACAGGGCAGTTTCCAATAGCCCCAAGCGATTGACAAAGCCTATAGCACTGAAACCCGCAGATTCGTGAAGGAAGGCAGTTGACAACGGAGTAGAcagaaaaaacaacgaagacCAGTAGAAGACTCAAGAAAAGCTTTGTCATTGCTGTACCCGTAAACCAATTGACTAGAAACAGACGATCACGCCCTATATAAGCGTGTGTAGGTGGACGCTTAGCTTACAAAGTAACAGGAAAGGAAATGATGGAATGACGTaaacaaaaggaagcgaGACAGAGAACAGTAGGCGAGTATCTACTCAAAAAATGGGCTGAGCGCGTGGATTCCTCAGGCGTAGAGCCAGCAGACATCAGAGAACGTGCGCTGAACCTTTAGGGATCACTTATTTAAAAATTCTATATACTGAGTTGTCCAACCGCGACTCACTGCATGCTGAGCGCAATACGTTTAGCAAAATCAGTCTTCTCACAGTCAAAAGTGGCAGCAACTTATCCTATGTGATGTAGAACTGGTGCCGAGCTTGAACTTGTTGACTTGGAGGCATCGGCAAATCAGAGTAGAGCACTTGCGACCATCAGTAGGCCAATGCGCTTTACACTTTTTAGAGCAATCACTTATACAGTCTGACCCTGACAAAAACCTCTCTGGCAAGACTTTCTTAGTGCCACTCACTTCAGTGGGACGGATGCCGATGTTGATGAAAACGACAGTTTCAGTAGGACGGCCGTAGACAACGACAGTTGCATAGACAGAAATAGCCACAAAGACCAGTAGAAGACTCGGTGACGACTTCATCATTACCACTTGTTCCTATTTGACTAAGCGTGGGTAGGCAGCACCGTATATAGCTTTGGGAAGCTTAGAAATTAAGTAAACGGGAAACGAAGAACGTAAAGGAAGCTATGCAACGAAGGAAGCTAGCAAGACCTGATGCTGTGTTTTCCGTCCGAGAGACGAACTAGAGCGGCGATTTAGACGGTACGACCTTCGATGATCGTTCGGAAGACGTACTAGGCCTGAGCGCGTGGATTCTTCGGCTTGGGAGAGCCATCATTCTACATTCGACGTGCGCTAGACCTCGCCAAAGAACTCGATTGATTATATAAACACGTGATGCGAATGTTCTATCTACTCTTTTCCCACACTAGCTATCATATCCCACAAACAATCAGTCACAAaagacgtcttcttcgaatTGAATTCGAACTGCTTGACGCCCCCATTGAGAGCAACGACCCCCTTGATCTTATCCGccgactcttcgtcgtcatcccaCTTGATACCAATGACGTTTTTGACCAAATTCGCGCCATAATAATgaaacgttttctgtttttcatttttttctatttcgcCGATTCGCTTCTCCAACTCGCGCTGTTTCGCCTTTTCCTCGCGCTCTTCGACGCGCATCTCTTCGATTTCTGCTcgcgtgacgtcgatcgactcgatgacgtcacgctcgCGAGCAAGGAGCCGTTCGGACGCTTTCGACTTCGAAATCTGCTCCCGTTCGTTCGCCAGCAGAGCTTCGATAGTCGATCGTCCATTCGCGTCGCTCTCGATCAATTTCTTGCTCGTTtcgcgacgactcgtcgacgttccgaCGAGAACTTCGTCCAACGGGCGAATTTCTCGACTCATGGCTTCGCAACGAGCCGATTTCCACGCGTCGAAGTCAACAGAGAACTTGTCGAGCGGCCAAACCACTGAAGACGCcgtcattttcaaaaacCGATTTGGAGAGAGTCCCGTAATGGTTTACCAACGTCCCGTACCTACCTTGACGTCTTCCCCTCTTAGCGCGCATGCGTTACTCGAACCTTTGTGTTTTCCTTCGCCTTGAGCCCGAGATATGGTAAGTCCTCGTCCGCGCTCGTCCGAATCGGCATTTCCGATCTCTCCCTCCTCTAGCCGAAGTTCACCGAAGACGAAATAGCCGGTCAGTAAGCCAAACAGAGTGGGGGCCCTCACATCCGGaactctccttttctctctctcgcgcAGACAAGAAGGACgcctttctcctcttcgaccgcaaaggcgacgaaaagatCGACAGCAatcaaatcggcgacgtccTACGCGCAATCGGTCTCAACCCAACCGAAGCCGAATTGAAAAAGATTCtccacgacgtcgatccgacCGGTAAGGGAAatgaccacgcccccgcatCATTAAccgaaaaaatttctctctctctccccgAAGGCGTAAAGCGCGTTAGCttcgaagaatttcttcccATCGTGGGAACGctgtcgaatcgacgcgaacaGGGAACGCAGGAGGATTTCATCGAGGGTTTGCGCGTTTTCGATAAGGACGGCAACGGGATGATATCGGCCGGGGAATTGCGTCACGTGCTCACGAGCTTAGGCGAGCGattgagcgacgacgaagtcgaccaGCTGCTTCAGGGCGTCGAACACGATAGCGGAGGAAATATCAATTACGAAGGCACGTTGAATAtttgcgtgggcgtggtccaCTCCTATGTAtgtattttctctttatttttatatagaGTTTGTGAAGCTTATTATGTCGCAGTAGTGGCAAGCTGACTGGTTCTTTTCGACGGGGGGtcgtgtttttcttttgtgtcTGTTTTTTCCTCTTGGTTTTGGTTTTTCGTGCACTTTAGTAATAATACTAATAAGATTGATTACATGTGTCTCTCCGGGTGGGCGGTGTCCTTACTTCCTGTGACGTAGGCCACACCAACGAGTAATGGAATGCGCGCTGTTATTTATCCTCAGGCCTAATGGAATCCTTTGTTTCCTAAGCTGTTCTGCCTGGCACAGGTCATGGAGCGATGAAAGCCGTAGAGATTGGGTATCATACATCTGCTTGTTTTAGATAGAGGAAGTTAGGTGTTCCCTATGGGAAAGGCCACCCAAGGGGTTATGGGTTATCTTATGTACGCGTATCGAGTGTAAGTTCCGCAGCGTAGCGTAGTGTTGGGCTGAAAGGTTGGCTATATATAGGCAATGACTTTACAGTGGTGGGGTCATGACTAATAACTATTGATGCAGccgatttttatttttacaaTCAAAATTTGCAGCGCCACTAAATGCAAAACACTGCAGTCATAGAAATATGCCAGTCTGTTGTTTTGCTCCAGTCTCATCTGATagttagaaaagaaaaaatgagggggaggggggaaaCAAATCCTAAATACAGCCTTCTACACAGTGCAATTGCAATTGATGTctctctacaaaaaaatacataaaaCACGACAGTCAATGTAGATCTCTTTCCCAAAGAGTTCTCTACGTTTTAAAAAATGCATTCGGGTGAATTATTGGAGTCAGTCCTGTAGGGGGCATTATTCCAATTGAAAAAGTCAGATCATACATGCAGGGTTCGTCGGACGCAACAAAAAGCAAGTGAATATCTCGTACAGTATTTCTAAATATTATTTGTGACCATGAGAGGACTCGGTGTGCTGTAAGTGCGCGGTCAAGTACATAGAAAAGCTCTAAGCGGTGTGACCTCCCTCTGGCGCCGTGAAACGAAACGCCGCTAAGGAAAGCTCTATTTGATCGAGATCTGGAAAGCCTTGGATGGGGATGCCGTTCTCTCCACCGCCTCCACTGCCAAGGAGTGATCCAATCACCATTCTACATCCCTGTATTGCTCTTGTTAGTT
The genomic region above belongs to Oscarella lobularis chromosome 12, ooOscLobu1.1, whole genome shotgun sequence and contains:
- the LOC136194146 gene encoding myosin light chain 3, skeletal muscle isoform-like; translated protein: MPKFTEDEIADKKDAFLLFDRKGDEKIDSNQIGDVLRAIGLNPTEAELKKILHDVDPTGVKRVSFEEFLPIVGTLSNRREQGTQEDFIEGLRVFDKDGNGMISAGELRHVLTSLGERLSDDEVDQLLQGVEHDSGGNINYEEFVKLIMSQ